From one Cynocephalus volans isolate mCynVol1 chromosome X, mCynVol1.pri, whole genome shotgun sequence genomic stretch:
- the LOC134368531 gene encoding spermatid nuclear transition protein 4-like, whose protein sequence is MAKETRTPQPTRNTKAGKERKTPCPPKSRGKGKAPKTTLKRKRPLQGSLRKKAAAEMTTLSIQPPKGKKPTLFGHYHRLNQELQQKELKQIRKDEEMPSTSRDDEMPSTSRDEEMPSTSRDKEISSHSSDEEISSNPSDGPGSY, encoded by the exons ATGGCGAAGGAGACCAGGACACCACAGCCCACCAGAAACACCAAAgcggggaaggagaggaagacccCCTGTCCACCcaagtccagaggaaagggcaag GCGCCCAAGACAACCTTGAAGCGTAAAAGACCCCTCCAAGGGAGTCTGAGGAAAAAAGCTGCTGCAGAAATGACCACCCTCTCTATTCAACCCCCAAAAGGGAAAAAGCCAACACTATTCGGCCACTATCACCGGCTGAATCAGGAACTGCAGCAAAAAGAGCTGAAGCAAATCCGAAAGGACGAGGAGATGCCCAGCACCTCAAGGGACGATGAGATGCCCAGCACCTCAAGGGACGAGGAGATGCCCAGCACTTCAAGGGACAAGGAGATCTCCAGCCACTCGAGTGACGAGGAGATCTCCAGCAACCCAAGTGATGGCCCGGGCAGCTACTAA